The genomic window aagaggagggagagagagcgaaGGGGCTTGGACTCCCCAAGAAATCTGAGGAAGATCAGCGTCCCGTCCGTCGACGGCAACAGcagcgacgacgatgacgagtCGGACGTGTCGTCGTCGTACTCGTCGTTGTCCACCGCGAGGAAGAACTGGGATTTCACCGGGAGCATCAAGGACGTGAGACCCGTCTTTCCCCGGAGACGTAGCAACAGTGTAAAGCCATTCCCTGCAGCTCAGAAAAGTGCTTTAATTCGCCAAAGTGTGAGGAAATTAAGCAAGTCCTGTGAATTTTGTTGTACCGTGTGCAGGTTTCTCCAGGTAAATCCGGCCCAAATCCCATTGCGCACCAGAACGACGCAACGAACGATCCTCTGGAGTCCGTGAGGAGGAAGGCCGAGAAGGCGTTCAAGGTGCTCTCCAAGAGGAACAACCACGCGTCTAGCAAGACGCCGAGAGAGAGCCCGTGTGCTGCGGCGACGCTGCAGAGCGCTTCGTCGAGCGGCATCAAGTGGTGCGAGAACAATGTGATGTGGAGCTCACTCTCTTCAAGCTTGGTGAGGCACGGGAAGGTACACTAGTAAACTGCATGCCATTCTTCTCTTTTGTTATCTGCTTGATGATAAGAGCGtttgatcatttttattttcatggCAGGAAGCAGTGAAGCAGAGAGACATGGCGCTTCAAGCTGTGCTCGATGGATTGCTAGAAGCATCTGCCATTGAGAAGTTGATAAAATGCCTGAGGTAACACTGAAAGATTGTGCTTTCTTGATGTGAATTATGATAAACACATTGTGAGAAAATTCTCTCCTTTTTCAGCATATACTCTGAACTACAATCTGACAAGGACGACGACCCGAACGAGCTCATCGACAGGTTCTTGCGGTTCTCTCAAGATCTGGATCATGCTATCTTTATTGCTCAGTCACAGAACAGGCTTAGACAAGCAAAAGCATGCTGTTCCAATTCAACATCCTCAGCCTCGGCGAAAGCTGCCACGAAGTCTGCATTGGACAGGAAGCAATCTGCCATCTCATGGATCAGAGCAGCCATTGAAGCAGATCTCTCACCTTTCTCTAGCCACACAAGAGCCACCTCTGAATCTGCAAAGGCATCAGTGGCCGAAGCGAAGCCTGTATGCCCACTGTTCTGTTCCAAGCCAAAGTGCAACTGCAATAGTAGGCCCTCGAAGAGAACTTCTGATGCATCCACTGAAGGAAGCAATCTGAATGCAGCCATGGACCTGGCTATCGCAATGCGGTCGGACTGCAATGGATGGTTCCTCAAGTACATCGACAAGTTCTTGGATGACATTGAGAGCGAGACCGACTACGCGACGAGTGAATCCAAGGTTGCAGGCCTTCTTCAGCAGCTGAAGAAGGTGGATGACTGGCTCAACCGTGTCGTGCGGCATGAGAGGATGTTTTCGATCGACAGAAGCAACAAGGACAGTGTACTTTCTGAGGAAGAAGAGAGTGATGCATGCGAGAGAGTACGGAGGAAGATATATGGAGCACTTTTAAGACATGTACAATATGCTGCAATGGCGCTGGAGAGTATAAACAGTGTAACTGATGAAGAAAAATAGCTGTAGCCACAC from Phragmites australis chromosome 14, lpPhrAust1.1, whole genome shotgun sequence includes these protein-coding regions:
- the LOC133890363 gene encoding uncharacterized protein LOC133890363, with the translated sequence MAPPTPVSSRPSPHRPALRPGSLQRLLRQPDPSDDDDSAPTPRSRSRAHVLLQVTNITPALSGADPFSGHHGFYLRLSDSSRSCYVSLHADHDDLILANGLHIGQVIEVERLEPSVPAPVLRGFRVLPGRYPCVRQQDSGDDEVKEVVSERPRRPSPTPPLPERRARQVGSPAAIGHHHRSRSITNLSEAGSPASAAAKRRERERRGLDSPRNLRKISVPSVDGNSSDDDDESDVSSSYSSLSTARKNWDFTGSIKDVRPVFPRRRSNSVSPGKSGPNPIAHQNDATNDPLESVRRKAEKAFKVLSKRNNHASSKTPRESPCAAATLQSASSSGIKWCENNVMWSSLSSSLVRHGKEAVKQRDMALQAVLDGLLEASAIEKLIKCLSIYSELQSDKDDDPNELIDRFLRFSQDLDHAIFIAQSQNRLRQAKACCSNSTSSASAKAATKSALDRKQSAISWIRAAIEADLSPFSSHTRATSESAKASVAEAKPVCPLFCSKPKCNCNSRPSKRTSDASTEGSNLNAAMDLAIAMRSDCNGWFLKYIDKFLDDIESETDYATSESKVAGLLQQLKKVDDWLNRVVRHERMFSIDRSNKDSVLSEEEESDACERVRRKIYGALLRHVQYAAMALESINSVTDEEK